The Nocardia sp. BMG51109 nucleotide sequence ACGGGATGGCGGGGCGAGTGATGTTGCGGTACCGGCGGTGCCGTCACACGGGAGGTGTGACGACGCATTCCCAAGGCAGTTGCGGGAGTGGGTGATTCGGCAGGCCGATCGGATATCCGTCGACGCAAGCGGTGTCGAGATACAGCTTGGTGATGCGGTAGGCGTAGCCGTCGTGGTCATTGCCGTCGGCCGGGCGCATATCCCAGGCGAGCGGGTCGTGGCGCAGGGAACGAGCCCGGGCGCTTGTGCGTGGGTCGGTGAGCAGTTCGGCCCACAGTTCGTCGTCGGTCAGGGTCGCGATGCGGGCTGCCGCGGAGTCGTCGGCGGCGATGAGGTCGTCGACCATGCCGCGTACCGCGCCGTTGGCCAGTGCGGCGTCCCACGAGCACAGATAGGTCGCCTCCCCGATCGCGAGCTGTGCCAGGTAGCCGGCGGTGGCGCGGTCGGTGTGCACGGCGCCGTTCTCGACTCGCAGCCGGGCGAGGGTCCGCGGTGGGTTCTCGGTCAGGCGGCCGTGGGCGCGTCCGCTGCGCAGGAACGATTCGAGATGGTCCAGCTTCAGGGCGCCGGCGGGGGCGTGCAGGACCGACGGCCGTGCCCCGGACTCGGCGGCGAGGACGGCTTCGGCGTCGACATCGTATTCGGCCAGCAGCGGCGCCATATCGCGGATCCGCCGCGCGCCGAGGCGGTGATGATCCAGTCCGGCGAGGCCCTCGAAGGTGTGGCTGAACGGCAGATGGCCGACATCGTGCAGCAGCGCCGCGGCCCGGGCGACGTGGTCGCCGGGCGCGAAATGCGCCACCAGGGCCAGCAATCCGAGGCTGTGCTCGAGCCTGGAATAGGTCTGGTTGGTGGTCAGCACGGCCGCGCCGGCATGCGCTACGAACTGCAACCGGCGCACCGGCCAGGTGCGCAGCAGCCGCTGCTCCAGGGGCGTCAGCCGCACGTCGAGGGTCCACATCGGGTCGTGGTACCGGCCGCCACGGCCGAGAATGCCCGCGATTCCCGTGGTCGTGGCGGACGTGTCGAGGGTGTCGGGAGAGCCGTGGGTGTCGGGAGAGCCGTGGGTGTCGTATCCGGACGCTGTCACACCGTCCGTCCTATCCGACGTCGCGCCCGGGTGTCGACAGATTTCTGCCTACCGCTGCCGTCCCGGCCGGCTTGCGGGTTTCACCCGCGGCGGACTCCCGGCCGACAGCGGTCCCACGGCCCTGGGGGCATCCCGCGGTCGGCACTACGGACACCGATGCGGGTGCGGGTTCGCCTGCGCGGCAGGCGAACCCGCACCCGGCGGATCAGACCGTGACCGGATCGGCGGCCTGGTCGGAACGGTCGGCCACCTCACGGATCCCGTCGGTGGTGACCTCGAGGACGGTGGCCGAGGCGATATCGAAGAACAGGCCCGACACCGTCAGGCCGCGTTCGGCCACCGCACGACGCACCACCGCATGATTCTCCAGAGTCCGCAGCTGAACCGCGACGTTGACCATGGCCAGCTGCGCGGCCTCGTCATACCCGGCCGCCGCCGCGGCCGCCCGCACCGGATGCCCGGCCCGGAAGACCTCCAAACTCGGCCGCCCGTGCGCGAGCCAGTCATCCAACCCCGGCCCCGCCGACGCACCCGACAGCAGCGCCTTCATCGCCCCGCACGAGGAATGCCCGCACACCACCACATTGCGCACCTTCAGGTTGTCCACCGCGAACGCCAGCGCCGCCTCCCCCGAGGCATCCGACCCGTCGGCCGGATGCAGGTTGCCCACATTACGGACCGTGAACAGATCACCCGGACCACTGTTGGTGATCACATTCGGCACGATCCGCGAGTCCGCACACGTCAAGAACAACGAATGCGGATCCTGCTTGTCCCGCAACTCGTCCAGATGCGGCCGCACCACATGCGCATGACTGCGGTGATACGCCGCCACACCCGACGCGACCGGATCCGCACTGCGTTCCCGCCACGGCCCCAGCACCTCATCCAGCAGGCCACGCGCCGCACCCCGCTTCGGCGGGCCCTCCGTGGCATGCTCCATACGCGCGGTGCCGATCTCCACGAACTCGACCGTGCCGCCGGTGGATTCGTGCTGCCGGGTCCAGTCGTGAATGGCCTCGTAGGCGGCGTGGTCCAGGAAGTCCACCGTCAGCTCGACCAGCACGTCGGTGCCCGTGGGCACCTTCGCCAGCTCCTTGGTCAGCTTCGGCAGCGCCAGGAACGTGCAGGTGCCGTCCACGCTCACGATCCACCGGTCGGTGCCGGCGACCGCAGCGGCCTGCACCGACACCCGCACCACCCGCCACAGCAGCAGCACGAACGCCAGCGCCAGCCCGATCAGCACCCCTTCGAGCAGGTTCAGGAACACCACCGACACGATCGTCACCAGATACACGGCCAGATCCCCGGTGCGCCGCGCCAGCCGGATGTGGGCGAGTTTCACCAGCTGGACACCGACCACGATCAACAGCCCGGCCAGCGCGGACTTCGGGATCTGCTGCACCACCGACACCAGCGCGATCGAGAACACCAGAATCCACACACCGTGCAGGATCGCCGACGCCTGCGAACGCGCACCCACCGCGACATTGGTGGAACTACGCACGATCACACCCGTCACCGGCAGACCACCCAGCAGACCCGGGGTGGCATTCGCGGCGCCTTGGGCCATCAGCTCGCGGTCGAAGTTGGTGCGTTTACCGGTGTGCATCTTGTCCACCGCGACCGCCGACAGCAGGCTCTCCACGCTGGCGATCAACGCGATCGTCAGCACCGCCAGCGCGACCGCGCCCCAGTCGCCGGAGGGCATTCCGGGTAGTCCGATCGCGTCGAACAGCGACCCGTCGATCTCGATGCGGGCCACGTCGCCCGGCAGTGTCATCGCCAGCAGGGTGCCGGCCAATACCGCGACCAGCTGGCCCGGAATCATCCGCACCCGTTGCGGCACCCACCGCCACGCCACGATGATGCCGATCACGACGACGCCGATCAGCACCGCGCTAGCGTCCAGGTGCAGCAGCTGACTCGGCAGTTCGGTCAGGTTCTCGAATGCCGAACTGCGTGACGACCCACCCAGCAGCACATGCACCTGCTGCAACGCGATCGTCACACCGATACCCGCCAGCATGGCGTGCACCACCACCGGCGCGATCGCCAGCGCCGCCCGCGCGATCCGGCTCAGCCCGAACAGGATCTGCAGGATGCCGGCCGCCACGGTGATGAAACACGTGACCTTCCAACCGAATTGGTGGATGGTTTCGGCGACGACGACGGTCAGGCCGGCGGCGGGACCGCTGACCTGCAACGGTGACCCGCCCAGGAAACCCACGACGATACCGCCGATCGCCGCCGCGATCAGGCCGGCGGCGACGGGGGCATCGGAGGCAATCGCAATGCCCAGCGACAACGGCAGGGCGACGAGGAACACCACGATCGAGGCGGGCAGATCGTAGCGCGTAATCGAAGACAGACGATCGGACCAGGAACTCTCCGGTGAGTTCGCCGATCTGACAGACGAATCGGTGTCGGTGGACATATTTCTCCTTCACCAGGCCGGGTGGGGCCGGTCCAGTCGGTCGAACATGTTCTCCAGGCATCGAAAGCGAGCTGCGGGACCACTCTGTCCGACAGCCACCCGGAAGTGAGGCTGAGATTAATAGTAAAGACTTAGCAAAGCCTGAGAAAAGGGTAGTTAGGCTAGGACACGATCTACACTCGCGTGATTGCCCTCACATCCGCGGGCCCCACAATGCAACAACGCCCCGGGAGCTCACCCCGGGGCGTTGCCCGACCCGCCGCTCCCGGCCGTCGCCCGCGGCCGGGACCTCCCTAGACCGGCAGTGCCGTGACTTGCCTTGTGGCGCCGTCGATTTCACCGATCGCATCGGCGGTGATCTCGATGACGCTGGCGGTGGCGATATCGAAGAACAGACCGGACAGCACCACGCCGCGCTCCTCGATGCCGCACCGCACCACCGGATGCCGTGAGAGCACCTCGAGCTGCACCGCGACGTTCACCATGCCCAACTGATCGACCTCCGCGAAGCCGGCCGCCGCGGCCGCCGCCGCCACGGGATGCCCGGCCCGGAACCGGTCCAGGGTCGGCCGGCCGTGCGCCAGCCAGGCGTCCAGTCCGGATCCGGTGACCCGCTCGTGGAACAGCGCGTCCATCGCGCCGCAGCCGGAGTGCCCGCACACCACCACCGACCGGACATCCAGCTTGTCCAGCGCGTAGACCAGCGCCGCCTCCATCGACGTATCGCGCCCCCCGGCGGGGATCAGGTTGCCGATATTGCGGACGGTGAACAGGTCGCCGGGACCGCTGCTGGTGATCACGTTCGGCACGATCCGGGAATCGGCGCAGGTGATGAACAGCGAGTCCGGATTCTGGCCGTCGCGCAGCCCGTCCAGGTGCGGGCGGACCACGTGCGCGTGACCGCGGTGATAGGCGGCCACCCCGGCCGCGATCGGATCGGTGCGCGCGGTCCGGCGCCACGGGCCCAGCGCGTCGTTCAGGATCCGGCGGGCCTGGCCGCGGGCGGGCGGACCGACCGCCAGATCGGCGATCCGGGCCGCACCCATCTCCACGAAATCCACCGTGCCGCCGGTGCTCCGGTGCTCGCTCGCCCATTCGTGCAGCGCGTCGGAGGCAGCGTGATCGACGAAGTCCACCGCCAGCTCCACCGTCACCCCGGCACCGGCCGGAATCTCGGACAGCACGGTGGTCAGCCTCGGGACGGCCATGAAGGTGAGCGGCCCGTCGACGCCGACCACCCAGCGCCCGCCGACCGGCTGCGCGGTGACCGCCACCTTCGCCACCCGCCACAGCAGCAGCGCCAGCGCCAGCGCGAGACCGACCAGCATGCCCAGCAGCAGATTCGCGAACACCACCACCAGCACGGTCGTCGCGTACACGATCAGGTCGCCGGTGCGCCGGGCCAACCGGATATGGGCGAGCTTGATCAGCCCCAGACCGATGACGATCAGCAGCCCGGCCAGCGCCGCCTTCGGGATCTGCCGCACGAGCTCGACCAGCGCCACCGCGAAGACCAGCACCCAGACGCCGCTGAGCATCGTCGACAGCTTGGTCCGCGCGCCCGCCTTCACGTTGGTGATGCTGCGGACGATCACCGCGGCGACGGGCAGGCCGCCCAGCATGCCGGAGGTCACGTTCGCCACGCCCTGGCCGATCAGCTCGCGGTCGAGATCGGTGCGGCGGCCGGGGCTCATCCGGTCCACGGCGACGGCCGACAGCAGCGTCTCCACGCTGGCGATCAGCGCGATCGTCACCATCGCGAGCGCCACCGCGCCCCATCCCCCGCCCGGCACCTGCGGCAGCGCGAGGTCGTCGAACAGCGAACCGGACAGCACGATCCGCTCGACGCTGGTCGGCACCACCATGGCCAGCGCGGTCGCCACCACCACCGCGACCAGCGGGGCGGGCACCATCCGGACCCGGCTCGGCAGATACCGCCAGCCGAGCAGGATGGCGATGACGACGCCGCCCACGAACGCGTCGCCGACGTTGACCGACGCCAGCTGATGCGGCAGCTGGGTGATGCTCTCCCAGGACGAGCTCAGCGACTGCCCGCCCAGCAGCACGTGCAGTTGTTGCAGCGCGATGACGACGCCGATCCCGGCGAGCATGCCGTGCACGACCACCGGCGCGATGGCCAGCGCCGCGCGGGCGATCCGGCTCAGGCCGAACAGCATCTGCAGGACGCCCGCGCCGACGGTGATGAAACAGGTGGCGGCCCAGCCGAACTGGTGAATGGCCTGGGCCACCACCACGGTGAGGCTCGCGGTGGGCCCGCTGACCTGCAACGACGACCCACCGAGCAGCCCGGCGACCAGGCCGCCCACGACGGCGGCCAGCAGTCCGGCGGTGACGGGTGCGCCGGTGGCGACCGCGACGCCGATGGATAAAGGTAAAGCGACGAGAAAGACCACCACGGAGGCGGGAAGATCGTGGCGAAGCACCTCGGCGAGGCCGGGGAGCGACGTCCGTCGGGCTGGATCGGTGTCGGTCATATTTCTCCTTCGCCGAACCCTCGACGGGTTCGGTTCATCGGTCGAACATGTACTGGCATCGAGAAGCCGGCGGGCGAAGCCGGGTGAAGCGGGGAGCTGTGCAGCCGAGACGCTCTCGAGCTGTGCGACTGCGGAACTGTGCTGCTGCGAAACTGTGCTGCTGCGGAGCTGATGACTCCGCGGCGGAGCCGGTCCAATAGTAAAGACTGTGCAAAGCACATGAAAAGCTTCTGTGGTGACAAAGGTCGCACCGCGATCGAATCGTGATCTTGGTCATGTGACAGAGAACCCGCTGCGTACCCGGGCGACGGCCCGGCCGTAACGTAACGGGCCGTCCGCGCCGCGCTCGTCCGGTCCGCGGTAGGTAACGCGGAGGTGGACATCGGGCGACACAGGAGCGACCCGTTCGCCGGCATCGTGGCTCGGGCGATCCGGTGACAGCCCACTCAGGAGACATGATGGCCCGCGATACGACCACGCCGCCCGGCCGCCGGCGGCGCGAGTTCCTCGCCCTGGCCGGCGCCACCGCACTGGGGTTGGCGGCCCCCGGGCGCGCGAGGGCGCGCACGTCCGCGCACGAGATGGCGGAGATGACGATCGGCGACCTGGGCGCCGCGCTCGACGGCGGCGCGCTCACCTCCCGCGACCTGGTCCGCTACCACCTCGACCGGATCGCCGCCTACGACCGGTCCGGCCCCGCGATCAACGCGTTCATCACCGTCGACCACACCGCGGTCGACCGGGCCGCCGCCCTGGACGCCGAGCGCGCCGCGACCGGGAAACGCGGTCCGCTGCACGGCATTCCGATCGTGCTCAAGGACAATCTCAACACCGCGGACCTGCCGACGACCGCCGGCAACATCCTGTTCCGCGACTACGTTCCCGGCCGCGACGCGACGGTCACCGGGCTGCTGCGGCGGGCGGGCGCGATCATCGTGGGCAAGACGAACATGCACGAATGGGCGATGGGCACGACCACCGTCAGCTCCCTGGGCGGGCAGACCCGCAACCCCTACGACACCGCGCGCAATCCCGGCGGCTCCAGCGGCGGCACGGCGGCCGCGGTCGCCGCCGGGTTCGCCGCGGCCGGGCTGGGCACCGACACCCTCGGGTCGATCCGGATACCGGCCGCACGCAACAACTGCGTCGGCATCCGGCCCACCGCCGGACTGGTCAGCCGGGCCGGAATGATCCCGCTGTCGACGACCCAGGACATCCCCGGGCCGATCGCGCGCACGGTCGGCGACGCCGCCCTGCTCCTGGACCTCATCGCCGGACCCGATCCGGCCGACCCCAGCACGCTCGACACGGCCCGCCCGGAGATCGGCTTCTCGGCCGGGATGCATCCGAATGCGTTGGCGGGCAAGCGAATCGGCATTGTGGACAGTTTCTTCGGCGACCCGGCCGATCCCGACTGCGCGGCCACCAACGCCCTCGCCGACCGCGCGATCGGCGACATGGCCGCGCTGGGCGCCGAATTCGTCCACGTGGGCGACCTGGGCACCGTCACCTCGCTCGCCGCCGAACTGACCGAGTACGAGTTCCGGCAGGGCCTCGACCGCTATCTCGCCGAGTCCGGCACGCCGACGCCGGCGCGGGATCTGGCGGAGATCATCGCGTCCAACACCACCGTGCCCGACGTACAGCAGCAGCTCGTCGCCTACCAGCCGTTCACCACGGACTTCCCGATGTACCGGACGGCCACGGCGGCCCGCGCCGCAATGATCGGATACACGCTGGGCGTGCTCGACGACAACCGGCTCGACGCCCTGCTCTATCCCACCACGCCCACGGGTGCGCCGTTGATCGCCGCGGCGCCGGTGGCCCGGCACGAGATCCAGATGCTGGCCCAGGGCCGCAGCCCCGTGACCGGGCTGCCGGCCATCACCGTTCCGGCCGGGTTCACCGACCGGAACCTGCCCATCGGCATCGAGCTGCTGGGCAGGCCGTTCGACGACGGAAAACTCATCGGGATGGCCTACGCCTACGAGCAGGCCACCGGGCATCGCGCGCCCCCGCCCCTGGGGTGAGGCCCGCTCAGCCCGAGCCGAAGACGAAGTAGCGCAGCCACAGATACGGTGCGGCGATCGCGATGGTGATCGTGGTGACGACGATGCCCTTGCGGGTGAACTCCCAGAACGAGATCGGTGTCCCTGCCCGTTTCGCGATACCGAGCATGACCACGTTGGCGCTCGCGCCCACGGCGGTGAGGTTGCCGCCGAAGTCGGCGCCGATCGCGAGCGCCCACCACAGGGTGTCGGCGTGCTGGTCCATCCCGCCGACCAGCTCGGCGACCAGCGGGCTCATCGTGGCCACGTACGGGATGTTGTCGATCACGCCCGACAGCACCGCCGACACCACCAGGATCAGCATCGTCGCCACCAGCGCGTCACCACCGGTCGCGTCCACCGCCAGGCGCGAAAGATCCTCGATCACACCCGTTTTCACCAGCGCGCCGATCATCACGAACAGGCCCGCGAAGAACAGCAGCGTCTCCCATTCCACCGCCGACAGGTAATCCTGTTGCGGCACACCGGAGATCAGCACCAGCACCCCGGCGCCCAGCAGCGCCACCACCGACGGGTCGACGTGGAACACCGAATGCCCGACGAACCCGGCGAACACTCCTGCCAGCACCAGGCCGCACTTGATCAGCAGCCGCGGGTCGCGGATCGCCTCGCGCTCGTTCAGCGACATGACATCCTCGGCACGCTCCGGGTCGACCGAGAAACTGCCGCGGAACAACAGCGGCAGCACCAGCGTGAACACGATCAGTTCGAGGACCACCAGCGGCGCCATGTGCACCAGGAAGTCGTTGAACGCCAGGCCCGCCCGGCTGCCGATGATGATGTTGGGCGGGTCGCCGATCAGCGTCGCGGCGCCGCCGATATTCGACGCCAGGACCTCGGCGATGAGGAACGGCACCGGATTGATGTCGAGGCGCTCGCACACCAGCAGCGTGACCGGCGCGATGAGCAGCACGGTGGTGACGTTGTCCAGGAACGCCGACGCCACCGCGGTGATGAGAGTCAGCAGGATCATCACCCGCAGCGGAGATCCCTTGGCGCGCTTGACCGCCCAGATCGCCGTGTACTCGAACACGCCGGTCCGGCGCAGCACCCCGACGATGATCATCATCCCCAGCAGCAGGAAGATGACGTTCCAGTCGATGCCGGTGTCGTGGGAGAAGAAACTGTCGCCCGAACCGACGACACCGAGCGCGAGCACGATCGCCGCGCCGCCGAGCGCGGCCGCGGTCTTGTGGATGCGTTCGGTCGCGATCAGGACGTAGGCGACGGCGAAGACGCCGACCGCGACGACGGCGGACATGCTCACGACGTCCGCCCGGGCGCCGATGCGAAGGTACCGTCCCACGAGCCCGTGCTGCCGACCGGAAGCCCTTCCCCGGCGCCATGCCTGGTGCCGCCGTGCGACAGCCCGGTCGCGCGGGCGCGGCTCAGCAGCTCTGCAGCGACGCCTGCAGCAACCGGGACGCGGTGATCACGCCGATCATCTCGGAATCCTTCACGACCGCGACCAGCGGGCTGCGGAACTGCGCCATCGTGGCCGCCACCTCGATGACGGTGTCGTCGGCCTCGACGGCCGGGACCTTCGCCAGCCGTTCCGGGAGGACGTCGCGGACCTTCTTGCCGCGCAGCTTCGCCACCACCCGGTCGCACATCGACTCGTTCAGCACCCCGGCCAGCGACGGGTCGTCCTGCACGTAGGTCGGCACCAGGAAACGCACCACCTGCGACGCCGGCAGCACCGCCTCCGGACGTCCCTTCGGATCGGTCACCACGATGCCGGGCAGCCGGTGCTCGGCGAGCAGCCGGGCCGCGTCGAGCGCGTCGGTGTCCAACCCGACCACCGGATAATCCTCGGCCATCTGAGAAGCATGCACACTCGCAGGATACGACCGGACGGTGCATGATCACCGGTAGAGAAATCGTCAAGATCGAATCGGCGTGGGTCAACGGCGGGCCTCCTGTCGGCAGATTCCGCGTCGCCCGAGTTCACGGGCGTCGCTCGCCGACCAGACTTCCCGGCACACCTGGTAGTAAAGATGCCGTAAATGCCCTCGTCGGGGCAAATCGAATCGCCGGTGCCCCGGCCGCCGGTGCTACTCGACGGACTGTGGGGCGGAGGCCGCCGACCGGCCCGGCAACCACCAGTTCCAGCGCCCGAACAGCCGCATGAAGGCCGGGACCAGCACCATCCGCACCACGATCGCATCCAGCGTCACGGCCACCGCCAGGGCGAAGCCGATCTGTTTCAGCTCCAGCACATCCGCGGTCAGGAAGCTGCCGAAGATCACGACCATGATGGCCGCCGCGGCCGTGATCGGCCGGGCGGTGTGCTCGATGCCCTCCGCCACCGCGGCGCGGTTGCCCGTGTCGGAGTGGTCGCCGGCGGCGTCCCAGCGCTCCTTCATCCGCCGGATGAGGAACACCTCGTAGTCCATCGACAGCCCGAACAGGATCACGAACACCATGCCCGGCAGATAGACCTGGAGGTAGCCGGGACTGTGGAAACCGAACAGCGATTCGCCCCAGCCCCATTGGAAGACGGCCACCGTCAGGCCCAGGGCGGCGCCGGTGGCGAGCAGGTTCATCGCGATCGCCTTGAGCGGCAACACGATACTGCGGAACGCGAACACCAGGAAGGCGAACGACACGATCAGCACGAACGCCACCACCGCGGGCAGCCTGCCGGTAATCATGCCGGAGACGTCGACGAATCCGGCGTTGACGCCGCCGACCGTGGCCTGTACGCCGTCGAGGTGTCGGGCCCGGTCGCGCAGATCGGTGACCAGCCGCGCCGATTGCGGGTCGTCGACGGCCGCCGCGGGCAGCGCGACGACGAGCGTGCGGCCGTCGGATTGCTGCTGGAAGGCTGTGGTCACGCGCGAGTCGGCGCTCGTCGCGGCCACGAAACGGTCCAGTTGATCGGAGCCGTCGGCGGTCAGCGGCCCGCCGCCCGGACCCGTCGCCACGATCGTGATCGGCGCCATCGTGCCGGGCGGGAAGTCGGCGGCCATCACCTGGGCGGCCCGGCCCGCCGGTTGCCCGCCGAGGCTGTCCACGCCCAGGTTGAGGCCGTGCTCGATGCGGGTGAGCGGCAGTGCGAGCGCCAGCAGCAGTAATACGGCGCCCACCCCGAACAGCAGGGGCCGGCGCATCATCGTCTGCGCCCACCGATACCAGTTGCCGTGCGCCGCGGCCGCCTCACCGCGCATGACCGCCGGCCGGAACCGCTCCGGCAGCGCGCCGCGGTTCACCGCGGGACCCAGCTCCGCCAGCAGCGCGGGCAGCAGGATCAGCGCCACGGCCAGGGTGGCGGCGACGGACACCGAAATCGACAGCGCGAGGCCGCGATACGTCGGGGCCGGGATGAGCGCCAGCGCGACGACGGATACCGCGACGATCACCCCCGACGCGAGGACGGTGCGACCCGCGGTATTCATCGCGGCACCGATCGCCTCCGCCACGGCCGGATCGCGGCGGCTGGTCACCCCGGCCCGGCCGAGTTCCTCACGGAAGCGGCTGACCACGAACATCGCGTAGTCGATGCCGATGCCGAGCCCGATCATCGACGCCATCGTGGTCATCAGGATGTCGATGCCGGTGAGCGGGGACAGCGCCAACAGCACGCCGTTGGCGAGCAGGATCGCGGCCAGCCCGATGCCGACCGGTACCGCCGCGGCGACCACGGCGCCCAGCGCCACCATCATCACCAGCAGCGCGACCGGCAGGCCGATCATCTCCGCACGGGTCAGATCGGTCTTCTCGGCGGTGGCGAGATCGTTCTGGATCGGCACGAAACCCGTCACCGCGACGCCGATGTCGCCGGCCCCCGCGGAGCGCAGATCGTCCTGCCAGTGTTGTGCCCGATCAGCCCGCTCCGGTGGCGTGCCGGTCTGGCCGACCAGTGCGAAGGCGGTGTGCCGGTCCGGCGAGATCTGGCCCATTCCCTCGAACGGGCCCGTCACGCGGGTGATGCCCTCGGCGCCGTGCAGGCGGCCCAGCACCTCCGACACCGTCTGCCGGAACTCCGGGCTGTCGACCGTGCGGGTCGGCGAATCGAAGACGACCACGTCCTGCTCGTCGCCGAGCGCCGGGAAATACTCCCGGACCAGCTGTTCCGCGCGCAGGAATTCGGACTGCTCCGGGTTGTAGTTCGGTGCCTCGAGACGCGATTGCAGCATCGGATAGGCGATGCCGCACAGCACCAGCAGCAGCACCCAGACCCCGAGCACGAGCCGGCTGCGGCGCGCCACGGCGCGCCCCCAGCGTTGCACGAGACCGACCGACGGCCTGGCCTCGACCAGCTCCTGTGTCACGGCCATGGTCCCTCCCGCTGCTCCGAAAACGTCTGCGCCGCACCGCGACCCGGGACGAACCCGGCTTCGCCGGATCAGTCGGGTCCTCGGACCGCGCCCCCTTCCGGAAGGGACAGTACTTCGTCCGAGCCGAACGAACCAGCTACCCCGGGACGACCTCGGGCTCCTACCACGGTATGAGCGCACCGCCCCGCTACTCGCCGGCGCCGGTTCGACTGTCGTCCGCCGCGACCCGACCATCTGTCGTCCCGGCGCTCCCCCACCGTCCTCAGCATGCTCCTACGACCCCAGCCCGCGATCCCCCGCATCATCCCGGCGCGATGTCGGCCGAGATCCGTACCGCAAGCGCGGGCACCGTCCGATCCGGCCGAGACCATGCCGGAACGACAATGCGGGGAACGCCGGAACGAACGAAGGAAGCACGCGCGGCAGACCGCGGGAGGACGCACGGCAGACGAAGGTGCCCATCGTTGCCACGCAGGATCGGGTGGCCGGATGGTCACTCGGCGGCGATGACCTCCAGGTCGAACTTGGTGGCCACATCGGGTGCCGGTGCACGACGACGCCGTGCCGCGGCGGCGGACGACCACCGCTCGGCATCCGCATGCGCGGAAATGACACCGTGCGTCCGTATCCCGGCAACGAGCAGGCCGACCGCCGCGCGCCGGGAAGGATGACCGCAGCTCCGACGGCGCCGCCGCACCGACGGCTACGGGTACGCGAGTTCGCGGTAGGCGTCCAGGATTCCGCGAATGGACGAGGTGACGTGCAGGTCGCCGTCCAGGGGAGCCCAGATGTATCCGCCGTGGGCGCTCAGCCGGACCGGGCCGGTGCTCGCCACTTCCACCACGAAGTGCAAGCGGCGCACGGGGTGTCCGGCCGGGGACAGATAGTCGAAATCGCCGATGTGGTGGCCGACGGCGGTGACCAGCAGGCCGGTCTCCTCGGCGACGCCGCGAATCACCGCCCCCGACACCGATTCCCCGGGTTTCACGGTCGCTCCGGGAAGCTTCCGGGTGGGCTGGATGGGCCCCGAACTGTGCGGTTCCAGCAGCAGCACCTCGCCGCCACGATCGATGACGGCACCCACGCGCAGCCCGACACCGTCTCGTTCACCGTGCGGAAGTACCTCGTCGAACATCGACACCGACATCGGCGAACTCACCAACCTTCGATCCGGCGTACTCGCCGCAGCCAACCGGCGGCGATTATTCGATATTACCGCGACGTGTCCACCACATGACACCAGGACGCCTCAACACCGAACTCGTACCTGCTGTTCCGCCCCGGACCGCGCAGCCTGCGCACCTCGCTCCGG carries:
- a CDS encoding HD domain-containing protein, which encodes MTASGYDTHGSPDTHGSPDTLDTSATTTGIAGILGRGGRYHDPMWTLDVRLTPLEQRLLRTWPVRRLQFVAHAGAAVLTTNQTYSRLEHSLGLLALVAHFAPGDHVARAAALLHDVGHLPFSHTFEGLAGLDHHRLGARRIRDMAPLLAEYDVDAEAVLAAESGARPSVLHAPAGALKLDHLESFLRSGRAHGRLTENPPRTLARLRVENGAVHTDRATAGYLAQLAIGEATYLCSWDAALANGAVRGMVDDLIAADDSAAARIATLTDDELWAELLTDPRTSARARSLRHDPLAWDMRPADGNDHDGYAYRITKLYLDTACVDGYPIGLPNHPLPQLPWECVVTPPV
- a CDS encoding bifunctional SulP family inorganic anion transporter/carbonic anhydrase, producing the protein MSTDTDSSVRSANSPESSWSDRLSSITRYDLPASIVVFLVALPLSLGIAIASDAPVAAGLIAAAIGGIVVGFLGGSPLQVSGPAAGLTVVVAETIHQFGWKVTCFITVAAGILQILFGLSRIARAALAIAPVVVHAMLAGIGVTIALQQVHVLLGGSSRSSAFENLTELPSQLLHLDASAVLIGVVVIGIIVAWRWVPQRVRMIPGQLVAVLAGTLLAMTLPGDVARIEIDGSLFDAIGLPGMPSGDWGAVALAVLTIALIASVESLLSAVAVDKMHTGKRTNFDRELMAQGAANATPGLLGGLPVTGVIVRSSTNVAVGARSQASAILHGVWILVFSIALVSVVQQIPKSALAGLLIVVGVQLVKLAHIRLARRTGDLAVYLVTIVSVVFLNLLEGVLIGLALAFVLLLWRVVRVSVQAAAVAGTDRWIVSVDGTCTFLALPKLTKELAKVPTGTDVLVELTVDFLDHAAYEAIHDWTRQHESTGGTVEFVEIGTARMEHATEGPPKRGAARGLLDEVLGPWRERSADPVASGVAAYHRSHAHVVRPHLDELRDKQDPHSLFLTCADSRIVPNVITNSGPGDLFTVRNVGNLHPADGSDASGEAALAFAVDNLKVRNVVVCGHSSCGAMKALLSGASAGPGLDDWLAHGRPSLEVFRAGHPVRAAAAAAGYDEAAQLAMVNVAVQLRTLENHAVVRRAVAERGLTVSGLFFDIASATVLEVTTDGIREVADRSDQAADPVTV
- a CDS encoding SulP family inorganic anion transporter; the encoded protein is MTDTDPARRTSLPGLAEVLRHDLPASVVVFLVALPLSIGVAVATGAPVTAGLLAAVVGGLVAGLLGGSSLQVSGPTASLTVVVAQAIHQFGWAATCFITVGAGVLQMLFGLSRIARAALAIAPVVVHGMLAGIGVVIALQQLHVLLGGQSLSSSWESITQLPHQLASVNVGDAFVGGVVIAILLGWRYLPSRVRMVPAPLVAVVVATALAMVVPTSVERIVLSGSLFDDLALPQVPGGGWGAVALAMVTIALIASVETLLSAVAVDRMSPGRRTDLDRELIGQGVANVTSGMLGGLPVAAVIVRSITNVKAGARTKLSTMLSGVWVLVFAVALVELVRQIPKAALAGLLIVIGLGLIKLAHIRLARRTGDLIVYATTVLVVVFANLLLGMLVGLALALALLLWRVAKVAVTAQPVGGRWVVGVDGPLTFMAVPRLTTVLSEIPAGAGVTVELAVDFVDHAASDALHEWASEHRSTGGTVDFVEMGAARIADLAVGPPARGQARRILNDALGPWRRTARTDPIAAGVAAYHRGHAHVVRPHLDGLRDGQNPDSLFITCADSRIVPNVITSSGPGDLFTVRNIGNLIPAGGRDTSMEAALVYALDKLDVRSVVVCGHSGCGAMDALFHERVTGSGLDAWLAHGRPTLDRFRAGHPVAAAAAAAGFAEVDQLGMVNVAVQLEVLSRHPVVRCGIEERGVVLSGLFFDIATASVIEITADAIGEIDGATRQVTALPV